In the genome of Natronorubrum sediminis, one region contains:
- a CDS encoding TAXI family TRAP transporter solute-binding subunit: MQKKIPRRRFVAASGALGLAATAGCIGEDAEPDDDDDDDDEIGEPDPDGGEILEWDAGGQSGTYYPLSGDFKSIIESQTSHGLQVQSTGASVENVGRLERGESDFALIQNDVGYFAYNGVGIDEIDDEMTSLRAVGSLYPETIHIVADADADVESIEDLDGATVNVGDEGSGTEVNAQQILETAGVEADEQTGDFATAADQIRDGGIDAAVIVGGWPVGAVDELAETTDITLVEVPEDIRADLMDEAEWFSEDEIPGGTYEGADDDVQTVSVEAMIATHEGVDDEIVEEVTEAIFENTDDVTQKEEYIDAESAQDAIPIDFHPGAGAYFD; the protein is encoded by the coding sequence ATGCAGAAGAAAATACCACGACGACGATTCGTCGCAGCGAGTGGTGCCTTGGGACTCGCAGCGACCGCCGGCTGTATCGGCGAAGATGCCGAACCGGACGACGACGACGATGACGACGACGAAATCGGCGAGCCAGATCCGGACGGAGGCGAAATTCTCGAGTGGGACGCCGGTGGACAGAGTGGGACCTACTACCCGCTGTCGGGTGACTTCAAGAGTATCATCGAGTCGCAGACGTCACACGGGTTGCAGGTGCAATCTACCGGAGCGAGCGTCGAGAACGTCGGTCGCCTCGAGCGCGGCGAGTCCGACTTCGCCCTGATTCAAAACGACGTCGGCTACTTCGCGTACAACGGCGTCGGGATCGACGAAATCGACGACGAGATGACGAGCCTTCGCGCCGTCGGCTCGTTGTACCCCGAAACAATCCACATCGTCGCGGATGCCGACGCCGACGTCGAATCGATCGAAGACCTCGACGGCGCGACGGTCAACGTGGGCGACGAGGGGAGTGGGACCGAGGTCAACGCCCAGCAGATCCTCGAAACGGCGGGCGTCGAGGCCGACGAGCAGACCGGAGACTTCGCCACGGCGGCCGACCAGATCCGAGACGGGGGCATCGACGCCGCCGTCATCGTCGGCGGCTGGCCAGTCGGCGCGGTCGACGAACTTGCAGAGACGACGGACATCACGTTGGTCGAGGTTCCCGAAGACATTCGGGCGGACTTGATGGACGAAGCCGAGTGGTTCTCCGAGGACGAGATCCCCGGTGGTACCTACGAGGGAGCCGACGACGACGTACAGACCGTGTCGGTCGAGGCGATGATCGCCACTCACGAAGGCGTCGACGACGAAATCGTCGAGGAAGTGACCGAGGCCATCTTCGAGAACACGGACGACGTCACCCAGAAAGAAGAGTACATCGACGCAGAATCGGCGCAGGACGCCATTCCGATCGACTTCCACCCCGGCGCTGGAGCGTACTTCGACTGA
- a CDS encoding S9 family peptidase, with the protein MRTIRAADYHELAHVADPQLSPDDERVAFVRRTAEDDESDVATIHVVPVGGDGHTQFTASDGVDSQPRWSPDGDWLAFASTRGETDRQQLWVVPTDGGEARRLTSVVGGIADLEWSPDGSRLCFTQRVTEADCEANRDTAVDPEYEPAEPDPRVIDRPIYRAGTEYHDGNRSHVYVVDVAVALETADEPDDDAITRLTDGWETDYVSPTWGNSETIYYAAKTGPEPDDSLTYDLSEHRLEGDEANESDAVEVFTQTTGWVTSLEATEDGRVAFEYTPEDRASMRQTDVRVHDRESGDEWTPTAPLDRTVGSRCSFEWAPDGEAVYVSTPDEGSRVLWSIPADESAEPALVYGDGVDIDGFSVGSNAVAYTYSEWDHPGDVFVTTRGGNECHRLTRVNDDYLADRAVRQPEEVWFTVEGDEDTHRIQGWLLTPPEFDADATDETYPLAVEIHGGPHAQWTTAGTMWHEFQTLAARGYVVFWCNPRGSTGYGEDHAMAIERDWGSITLTDVLAGVETACEREYVDDEQVFLTGGSFGGFMTAWAVTQTDRFRAAVSQRGVYDLTSFYGSTDAFKLIEGDFGVTPWDDPAFLWEQSPAAHVPNVDTPTLVVHSDLDYRTPANTAELFYLGLKKHGVDTRLVRYPREGHELSRSGEPAHIVDRLERIARWFDGYSSSHDAPPALERDRDAGLSSRDGESASDH; encoded by the coding sequence ATGCGAACGATACGAGCAGCCGATTATCACGAACTCGCACACGTAGCCGACCCGCAACTCTCTCCCGACGACGAGCGTGTCGCGTTCGTTCGTCGCACGGCCGAGGACGACGAATCCGACGTAGCGACGATTCACGTCGTCCCGGTCGGCGGCGACGGGCACACCCAGTTCACCGCGAGCGACGGCGTCGACAGCCAGCCCCGCTGGAGCCCCGACGGCGACTGGCTCGCGTTCGCCAGCACCCGCGGTGAGACCGACCGCCAGCAACTCTGGGTCGTCCCGACCGACGGCGGCGAAGCCCGACGCCTCACGTCCGTCGTCGGAGGAATTGCGGACCTCGAGTGGAGTCCGGACGGCTCCCGATTGTGCTTCACCCAACGGGTCACGGAAGCCGACTGTGAAGCGAACCGAGACACCGCGGTCGATCCCGAGTACGAGCCAGCGGAGCCGGATCCGCGCGTGATCGATCGGCCGATCTACCGCGCCGGAACCGAGTATCACGATGGGAACCGAAGCCACGTCTACGTCGTCGACGTCGCTGTGGCTCTCGAGACGGCCGACGAACCCGACGACGACGCGATTACGCGACTCACCGACGGCTGGGAGACCGACTACGTCTCCCCCACCTGGGGCAATTCCGAGACGATCTACTACGCCGCCAAGACGGGGCCGGAACCGGACGATTCGCTCACCTACGACCTCTCCGAACACCGACTCGAGGGCGACGAGGCGAACGAGTCCGACGCCGTCGAGGTGTTCACGCAGACGACGGGCTGGGTCACGTCGCTCGAGGCGACCGAGGACGGCCGAGTCGCCTTCGAGTACACTCCAGAGGACCGCGCTTCGATGCGCCAGACCGACGTTCGTGTCCACGACCGCGAGAGCGGTGACGAGTGGACGCCGACGGCCCCGCTCGACCGCACAGTCGGCAGTCGCTGTTCGTTCGAGTGGGCTCCCGACGGCGAGGCCGTGTACGTCTCGACGCCGGACGAAGGCTCGCGGGTTCTCTGGTCGATCCCGGCGGACGAGAGCGCCGAACCCGCGCTGGTGTACGGTGACGGCGTCGACATCGACGGCTTCTCGGTGGGATCGAACGCCGTCGCGTACACCTACAGCGAGTGGGATCACCCGGGCGACGTGTTCGTCACCACCCGCGGCGGCAACGAGTGCCACCGGCTGACTCGAGTCAACGACGACTATCTGGCCGATCGAGCAGTCCGGCAACCGGAGGAGGTGTGGTTCACGGTTGAGGGCGACGAGGACACACACCGGATTCAGGGCTGGCTCCTCACTCCGCCAGAATTCGACGCGGACGCCACCGACGAAACGTACCCGCTCGCGGTGGAGATCCACGGCGGACCCCACGCACAGTGGACGACCGCGGGGACGATGTGGCACGAGTTCCAGACCCTCGCGGCACGGGGGTACGTCGTCTTCTGGTGTAACCCGCGTGGCTCGACGGGGTACGGCGAGGATCACGCGATGGCGATCGAGCGCGACTGGGGGTCGATCACCCTGACCGACGTCCTTGCAGGCGTCGAGACCGCCTGCGAGCGCGAGTACGTCGACGACGAGCAGGTGTTCCTCACGGGCGGGAGCTTCGGCGGCTTCATGACCGCGTGGGCGGTCACCCAGACGGACCGCTTTCGCGCCGCCGTCTCCCAGCGTGGCGTCTACGACCTCACCAGTTTCTACGGCTCGACGGACGCGTTCAAGCTGATCGAGGGCGACTTCGGGGTGACTCCGTGGGACGACCCCGCCTTCCTCTGGGAGCAGTCTCCAGCGGCCCACGTGCCGAACGTCGACACGCCGACGCTCGTGGTGCACTCGGATTTGGACTATCGCACGCCCGCCAACACGGCCGAACTGTTCTACCTCGGACTGAAGAAACACGGCGTCGACACCCGCCTCGTTCGCTACCCGCGAGAGGGTCACGAACTCTCTCGGTCGGGCGAACCGGCTCACATCGTTGACCGCCTCGAGCGTATCGCCCGCTGGTTCGACGGCTACTCGAGTTCTCACGACGCTCCGCCTGCCCTCGAGCGTGACCGAGACGCGGGACTCTCGAGTCGCGACGGAGAGTCAGCGAGCGACCACTGA
- a CDS encoding DUF7522 family protein, producing MTNDTIDQTLAEELESVCRTAVGDELRSITYFTEDDVDQLYLRSDLDQTADLVGFADHERLGFRSQSAYRNTQLGAYEATIRMFENGYLSRVIRGEHGVWVTTDSMSMNRFEELTSALETVLDEFDDTE from the coding sequence ATGACCAACGATACCATTGACCAGACACTCGCCGAAGAACTCGAGAGCGTTTGTCGAACGGCAGTCGGCGACGAACTGCGAAGTATCACGTACTTCACCGAAGACGACGTCGACCAGCTCTATCTCCGTTCGGATCTCGATCAAACCGCCGATCTGGTCGGCTTCGCAGACCACGAGCGACTGGGCTTTCGCTCCCAGTCGGCGTACCGAAATACGCAACTCGGGGCGTACGAAGCCACGATCCGAATGTTCGAAAATGGCTACCTCTCGCGGGTGATCCGCGGCGAACACGGCGTCTGGGTGACGACCGATTCCATGTCGATGAATCGATTCGAGGAACTGACGAGCGCACTCGAGACGGTCCTCGACGAGTTCGACGACACCGAGTAA
- the upp gene encoding uracil phosphoribosyltransferase, with the protein MPIEDRDNAYLVTHALAKDTLSRLRDVETEQVSFRKGLVKLGRICGYEIIDGRMETEYVEIETPLEPTMGERVRGLDDVVIINVLRAATPFVEGLLKAFPRARQGVISASRDEEAGRDEDGSFPITVDYVKLPEIHEEDTVIVADPMLATGSTMCTVLEHVIENSPDPENLIVLSAVSAPEGLLRVDEECPEADLLTVSIDDYLDDDGFIVPGLGDAGDRAFRTT; encoded by the coding sequence ATGCCCATCGAAGACCGGGACAACGCGTATCTCGTTACCCACGCACTGGCGAAAGACACGCTCTCGCGGCTTCGCGACGTCGAAACCGAGCAGGTAAGCTTCCGGAAAGGACTCGTCAAACTCGGCCGCATCTGTGGCTACGAGATCATCGACGGTCGCATGGAAACCGAGTACGTCGAGATCGAGACGCCCCTCGAGCCCACGATGGGCGAGCGCGTCCGCGGGCTCGACGACGTCGTCATCATCAACGTGCTCCGCGCGGCGACGCCGTTCGTCGAGGGGCTGTTGAAGGCGTTCCCCCGCGCACGACAGGGCGTCATCAGCGCCAGTCGCGACGAAGAGGCTGGACGCGACGAAGACGGTTCGTTTCCGATTACGGTCGACTACGTCAAGCTCCCAGAAATTCACGAGGAAGACACCGTGATCGTCGCAGACCCGATGCTCGCGACGGGTAGTACGATGTGTACCGTCCTCGAGCACGTCATCGAGAACTCGCCCGATCCGGAGAACCTGATCGTCCTCTCGGCGGTCTCGGCTCCCGAGGGGCTGCTCCGCGTCGACGAGGAGTGCCCCGAAGCCGACTTGCTGACGGTCTCGATCGACGACTACCTCGACGACGACGGCTTCATCGTCCCCGGACTGGGCGACGCTGGCGACCGAGCCTTCCGGACGACCTGA
- a CDS encoding IMPACT family protein: MSRTYLTVSEPATAEFVVQGSEFLGHVRPVDSVAAAESFVETVSEEYADATHNVPAYRVRVGGDAGRSDEDSSDVADSGFLREYSSDDGEPSGSAGKPALNVLTQREIENCAVVVTRYYGGTNLGVGGLVRAYSRAVKDAVDAAGVVEERPHETVSIGVAYDDSGTVRSILESEGYEFDAEYQEAVAFDVRVPLEAAEGFRDRLRSATSGRVDLE; encoded by the coding sequence GTGAGCCGAACGTACCTGACCGTTTCCGAGCCTGCGACCGCCGAGTTCGTCGTGCAGGGGTCCGAGTTTCTCGGCCACGTTCGGCCCGTCGACTCGGTCGCCGCCGCCGAATCGTTCGTCGAGACCGTCAGCGAGGAGTACGCCGACGCGACCCACAACGTCCCCGCGTATCGCGTCCGCGTCGGTGGCGACGCCGGGCGAAGTGACGAGGACTCGAGCGACGTCGCAGACAGCGGCTTTCTTCGCGAGTACTCGAGCGACGACGGCGAGCCCTCCGGCTCTGCGGGGAAGCCGGCGCTGAACGTCCTCACCCAGCGAGAGATCGAAAACTGTGCGGTCGTCGTCACGCGCTACTACGGCGGGACGAATCTCGGCGTTGGCGGACTCGTCCGGGCGTATTCCCGCGCAGTCAAGGACGCCGTCGACGCGGCGGGCGTCGTCGAAGAACGACCCCACGAAACGGTCTCGATCGGCGTCGCGTACGACGACTCGGGAACCGTTCGGAGCATCCTCGAGAGCGAAGGCTACGAGTTCGACGCGGAGTACCAGGAGGCCGTCGCGTTCGACGTTCGCGTGCCACTCGAGGCGGCCGAGGGGTTCCGCGATCGACTTCGAAGCGCGACCAGCGGCCGCGTCGACCTCGAGTGA
- a CDS encoding YgaP family membrane protein, translated as MDRNVGGMDRILRIVLGVALLAFGYRNRDRTTGTLAFIAGSDIFATAVIQRCPVNALLGIDTCGSESS; from the coding sequence ATGGATCGAAACGTTGGCGGGATGGATCGGATTCTTCGGATCGTCCTCGGAGTCGCGTTGCTCGCGTTCGGCTACCGAAATCGCGATCGGACGACGGGCACGCTCGCCTTCATCGCCGGAAGCGATATTTTCGCGACGGCCGTTATCCAGCGCTGTCCTGTGAACGCCCTCCTCGGTATCGACACGTGCGGGTCAGAATCCTCGTGA
- a CDS encoding cupin domain-containing protein, with the protein MEYTHVDPDDLEPVADRPCDMRRVSEPTGLEHVAINRFRAEPGEQVPLAYHYHETQEEAFFVCSGTLRVETPEGEFTVPEGSLFSARPKAPHRAYNPADAESTVEVIAIGAPPVDGDAVHYDPDE; encoded by the coding sequence ATGGAATACACGCACGTGGATCCAGACGACCTCGAGCCAGTCGCGGACCGACCCTGTGACATGCGCCGGGTGAGCGAACCGACCGGACTCGAGCACGTCGCGATCAACCGATTTCGCGCGGAGCCGGGAGAACAGGTACCGCTGGCGTATCACTACCACGAAACCCAGGAGGAGGCGTTTTTCGTCTGTTCGGGGACGCTGCGCGTCGAGACGCCAGAAGGGGAGTTTACGGTCCCCGAGGGATCGCTATTTTCGGCCCGTCCCAAAGCACCACACCGGGCGTACAACCCCGCAGACGCGGAGTCGACCGTCGAAGTGATCGCCATCGGCGCTCCGCCCGTCGACGGCGACGCCGTTCACTACGATCCCGACGAGTAA
- a CDS encoding DUF5828 family protein, with the protein MEESISGFKVRGDWGDVVEHGERITRALRDSGVHDPKTDSHARFTRAFEEWDEWRPKAHETLEADVSEKTSEQASIEEGKGERAGKEPDEDIKTAGEKLSESYERLEHDDAEAAMGNWRESIDYVARAADSAGRKAFRRVEDTVYQNVMTQLAPYYFDNELVSANIQQSARGVDNGEQFVFEVNVNDDVLKDDVSERLAEYEDEVDRWHVEVEKDTGAAEAIEGAETPPDPEDNSKSTTN; encoded by the coding sequence ATGGAAGAGAGCATCTCGGGATTCAAAGTCCGCGGTGATTGGGGCGACGTCGTCGAGCACGGCGAACGCATCACGCGCGCGCTTCGCGATTCCGGTGTCCACGACCCGAAAACCGACTCCCACGCACGATTCACTCGCGCGTTCGAAGAGTGGGACGAGTGGCGTCCGAAAGCCCACGAAACCCTCGAGGCGGACGTCAGCGAGAAGACCTCAGAGCAAGCGAGCATCGAGGAGGGAAAGGGCGAAAGAGCGGGCAAGGAGCCCGACGAGGACATCAAAACGGCCGGTGAGAAACTCTCCGAATCCTACGAACGACTCGAGCACGACGACGCGGAGGCGGCGATGGGAAACTGGCGCGAATCGATCGATTACGTCGCTCGAGCGGCCGACTCCGCCGGGCGGAAGGCGTTTCGTCGCGTCGAGGATACGGTGTACCAGAACGTGATGACGCAACTCGCACCGTATTACTTCGACAACGAACTCGTCAGCGCGAACATCCAGCAGTCGGCCAGAGGCGTCGACAACGGCGAGCAGTTCGTCTTCGAGGTCAACGTCAACGACGACGTGCTCAAAGACGACGTCTCCGAGCGACTCGCCGAGTACGAGGACGAGGTCGACCGCTGGCACGTCGAAGTCGAGAAAGACACAGGCGCCGCCGAAGCGATCGAAGGCGCTGAAACACCGCCCGATCCCGAAGACAACTCGAAGTCGACGACGAACTGA
- a CDS encoding DUF1850 domain-containing protein, whose product MVRLTRRRALALTAATGATAIGTIGAVATSASADRTLIVADAADGDALLEIPVDDGEELTLSYTHSVEKTPVEDVYVVDGDVLRMDRMVFQSFGAGLPTDDIERTDEGYVRESDESTEELRVTPGSIAGHELVVGAERYDLVERSDGRTVTLSVTDRTLRDALETTVDHER is encoded by the coding sequence GTGGTTCGACTGACCCGTCGACGCGCGCTCGCCCTTACCGCGGCCACTGGAGCCACGGCTATCGGGACGATTGGGGCCGTCGCGACGAGCGCGTCGGCCGACCGAACCCTGATCGTCGCCGACGCCGCCGACGGTGACGCCCTCCTCGAGATTCCGGTCGACGACGGAGAAGAACTAACCCTTTCGTACACCCACAGCGTCGAAAAGACGCCCGTCGAAGACGTCTACGTCGTCGATGGAGACGTGCTCCGGATGGATCGGATGGTCTTTCAGTCGTTCGGCGCGGGCCTCCCCACCGACGATATCGAGCGAACCGACGAGGGGTACGTCCGCGAGAGCGACGAATCGACCGAGGAACTGCGCGTCACACCGGGATCGATCGCCGGCCACGAACTGGTCGTCGGGGCCGAACGGTACGATCTGGTGGAGCGATCTGACGGACGGACCGTCACGCTCTCGGTGACCGACCGAACGCTGCGAGACGCGCTCGAAACGACCGTCGACCACGAGCGATAG
- a CDS encoding TRAP transporter permease, translating to MSEDHHDENALSEDEQDELLQEVQRRRTLSGLAAALVALIGISFSAFQMWIAARSYYFGATLPLVGEIELGSLEPLQIYTVHVTFALVLAFLLFPASRGEGFVARSLGRIEPAVSRRTGPDSTLERLVTRLGDAVRWVFVDPSMSRVTPIDVVCIVLSILPAHFIVTNYDQRQDMAIVGIGDVDALHEIYPWLEPVVMAVATLGIPLDEVPFGFVIGALGLLLVLEATRRTLGVLLMSLVASFIVYARWGHFIPRDSLLGPLAITPETWGNIVYNLWFTTEAGVMSTPVSVSVRFIFIFILFGAFLEMSGAGKWFIDLAYSLTGTRKGGPAKASTVSSGFMGMLSGSSIANTVTTGAFTIPLMKRSGYSPEFSGAVESSASSGGQMLPPVMGAAAFLIMEFTGTPFDEVIIAATLPAIAFFFGMWVMVHFEAVKSGVGGLPRSKLPDASDALRTGWFYLIPVLLLLYYLVIARLSVNRAGWLTIVAVIAVIALVAAYDERTGIPLLTTIVAIALAQVGAYATVGGGLVDAGQVFAGLESAAEPYAIGAAVSAAVSDLGVITILVSVAFVLARPLADAPLLDFDDAVDSSAERTAKAIGRPSMASSRAYQFGTFVLKSMDSGARTATTVVIAVAAAGVVPGVISVSGLGPNLASLIESVSGGSMLLLLVLTGVASIIFGMGMPTTAMYIILVAMLETPLVEAGIGLLAAHLFILYFGLMADVTPPVAVAAFAGAGVAKADEMATAVTAFLLSLNKVLVPFAFVFSPGILLLREGEDGWGMIGWADVADLGFFVPDVMIPVLGMFLGVYALAVTIIGYQYTRVDTVDRALYSVASILLMVPELSLLVVELLLTLLGIPSHLTIFVITFPLRVIGLVLLAGLTYRNRARADEGESAESTVSTPTVSDA from the coding sequence ATGAGCGAAGATCACCACGACGAAAACGCACTCTCTGAGGACGAACAGGACGAACTGCTCCAGGAAGTTCAACGGCGTCGAACGCTCAGCGGACTCGCGGCCGCGCTCGTCGCCCTGATCGGCATCTCGTTTTCGGCGTTCCAGATGTGGATCGCCGCCCGCAGTTATTACTTCGGCGCGACACTGCCACTGGTCGGCGAAATCGAACTGGGATCGCTCGAGCCCCTACAGATATACACGGTCCACGTGACGTTCGCGCTGGTCCTGGCATTTCTCCTCTTTCCGGCCAGTCGCGGCGAGGGCTTCGTCGCCCGCTCTCTCGGCCGAATCGAACCCGCCGTCAGTCGTCGAACTGGACCGGATTCGACGCTCGAGAGACTCGTCACTCGACTCGGTGACGCCGTGCGTTGGGTGTTCGTCGACCCGTCGATGAGTCGCGTGACGCCCATCGACGTCGTCTGTATCGTCCTCTCGATACTTCCCGCGCACTTCATCGTCACCAACTACGACCAACGACAGGATATGGCGATCGTCGGTATCGGCGACGTCGACGCGCTGCACGAGATCTATCCGTGGCTCGAGCCAGTCGTGATGGCCGTCGCCACGCTCGGGATCCCGCTCGACGAGGTGCCGTTCGGCTTCGTAATTGGGGCACTCGGCCTCCTGTTAGTGCTCGAGGCGACACGACGGACCCTCGGCGTGCTCCTCATGTCGCTCGTGGCGTCGTTCATCGTCTACGCGCGGTGGGGCCACTTCATCCCGCGAGACTCGCTGCTCGGTCCGCTCGCAATTACGCCCGAAACCTGGGGGAACATCGTCTACAACCTCTGGTTCACCACGGAAGCGGGCGTCATGAGCACGCCCGTCAGCGTCAGCGTCCGGTTCATCTTCATCTTCATCCTCTTCGGCGCGTTCCTCGAGATGAGCGGCGCTGGCAAGTGGTTCATCGATCTCGCGTACTCGCTGACGGGAACCCGAAAGGGCGGCCCGGCGAAAGCGAGCACCGTCTCGAGTGGCTTCATGGGAATGCTTTCGGGGTCGTCGATCGCGAACACGGTGACGACCGGCGCGTTCACGATTCCGCTGATGAAGCGCTCGGGGTACTCACCCGAGTTCTCCGGGGCCGTCGAGTCGTCGGCCTCCTCGGGCGGCCAGATGCTCCCGCCGGTGATGGGTGCGGCCGCCTTCCTGATCATGGAGTTCACGGGCACTCCCTTCGACGAGGTGATCATCGCCGCCACGCTTCCAGCGATCGCCTTCTTCTTCGGCATGTGGGTGATGGTCCACTTCGAGGCCGTCAAGAGCGGAGTCGGTGGCCTCCCGCGGTCGAAGCTTCCGGACGCGTCCGACGCGTTACGAACCGGCTGGTTCTACCTCATTCCCGTCTTGCTCCTCCTGTATTACCTCGTGATCGCTCGCCTCTCGGTCAACCGCGCCGGCTGGTTGACGATCGTCGCCGTCATCGCCGTCATCGCGCTCGTCGCCGCTTACGACGAACGGACGGGAATTCCGTTGCTCACGACGATCGTCGCGATTGCTCTCGCACAGGTCGGTGCGTACGCGACCGTCGGCGGCGGATTGGTCGACGCGGGACAGGTCTTCGCGGGCCTCGAGAGCGCCGCCGAGCCCTATGCCATCGGTGCCGCCGTCTCCGCCGCGGTGTCTGACCTCGGCGTGATCACGATCCTCGTTAGCGTCGCGTTCGTACTGGCTCGGCCGCTCGCCGACGCGCCGCTGCTCGACTTCGACGACGCCGTCGACAGCTCGGCCGAGCGCACCGCGAAGGCGATTGGCCGACCGAGTATGGCCTCGAGCAGGGCCTACCAGTTCGGTACCTTCGTGTTGAAGTCGATGGACTCCGGCGCGCGTACCGCGACGACGGTGGTCATCGCCGTCGCCGCGGCGGGCGTGGTTCCGGGCGTCATCAGCGTCTCCGGACTCGGGCCGAATCTCGCGTCGCTCATCGAGAGCGTCAGCGGGGGGTCGATGTTGCTCTTGCTCGTCCTGACCGGCGTCGCGTCGATCATCTTCGGGATGGGGATGCCGACGACCGCGATGTACATCATCCTGGTCGCGATGCTCGAGACACCGCTCGTCGAAGCCGGAATCGGACTCCTGGCGGCGCACCTCTTCATCCTCTACTTCGGGCTGATGGCGGACGTGACCCCGCCGGTCGCCGTCGCCGCCTTCGCCGGCGCGGGGGTCGCTAAAGCCGACGAGATGGCGACGGCAGTGACTGCGTTCTTGCTCTCGCTCAACAAGGTGCTCGTGCCGTTCGCGTTCGTCTTTTCGCCGGGAATCCTCCTCCTGCGCGAAGGAGAGGACGGCTGGGGGATGATCGGCTGGGCAGACGTCGCCGACCTCGGCTTCTTCGTCCCCGACGTGATGATCCCGGTGCTCGGGATGTTCCTCGGCGTCTACGCCCTCGCCGTCACGATCATCGGCTACCAGTACACGCGCGTCGACACCGTCGACCGGGCGCTGTACTCGGTCGCGTCGATCCTGCTCATGGTGCCGGAACTATCCCTGCTCGTCGTCGAGTTACTCCTCACCCTCCTCGGTATCCCCTCGCACCTGACCATCTTCGTGATCACCTTCCCGCTTCGCGTCATCGGCCTCGTTCTGCTCGCCGGCCTCACCTATCGCAACCGGGCTCGAGCGGACGAAGGTGAGTCGGCCGAGTCCACCGTGTCGACGCCGACGGTGAGTGACGCCTGA
- a CDS encoding inorganic phosphate transporter — translation MVEFVTVATFLVAALASLFMAWSIGAGSSGSTPFAPAVGANAISVMRAGFLVGILGFAGAVLQGANVSETMGGDLIGGVTLSPMAATIALIIAATLVATGVFLGYPIATAFTSTGAVIGAGLAMGGTPAWGTYTEIAAMWILTPFVGSFFAYVIARALREEPIPERYVIIGLAGVVGLLIANIEFAILGPPDGGASLAETASALLPGSVLAGVVAGSLAMVILWMVPTALAVRNDPARAQRRFLLVMGGLVAFSAGGSQVGLAIGPLIPMSGDVGLPITALLVGGGVGLLIGSWTGAPRMIKAISQDYSSLGPRRSIAALIPSFAIAQAAVLFGIPVSFNEIVVSSIIGSGYAAAGAGGGGVSARKMGLTVLAWVLSLVGSIIIAYGGYVLIDLIRF, via the coding sequence ATGGTCGAGTTCGTGACGGTCGCGACGTTTCTGGTGGCCGCACTCGCTAGCCTCTTTATGGCCTGGTCGATCGGTGCGGGCTCGAGCGGATCGACGCCGTTCGCTCCGGCGGTCGGGGCGAACGCGATTTCGGTGATGCGAGCCGGATTTCTCGTCGGTATTCTGGGTTTTGCCGGTGCGGTGTTACAGGGTGCGAACGTCTCCGAGACGATGGGCGGGGACTTGATCGGCGGCGTGACGCTGTCGCCGATGGCGGCGACGATTGCGCTCATCATCGCGGCGACGCTGGTCGCAACCGGCGTCTTCCTTGGCTATCCCATCGCGACGGCGTTCACGTCGACCGGTGCCGTCATCGGTGCCGGACTCGCGATGGGCGGGACGCCGGCGTGGGGGACGTACACCGAAATCGCCGCGATGTGGATCTTGACGCCGTTCGTCGGCAGCTTCTTCGCGTACGTGATCGCTCGAGCGCTGCGCGAGGAGCCGATTCCCGAACGGTACGTAATTATCGGTCTCGCGGGCGTCGTCGGGCTGTTGATCGCGAATATCGAGTTCGCCATCCTCGGCCCGCCGGACGGCGGTGCGTCGCTCGCCGAAACTGCAAGCGCTCTGCTCCCCGGATCGGTGCTTGCGGGGGTCGTCGCGGGCTCTCTCGCGATGGTCATCCTCTGGATGGTTCCGACCGCACTCGCCGTTCGAAACGATCCGGCGCGCGCCCAACGACGGTTTCTCCTCGTGATGGGCGGCCTCGTCGCCTTCTCGGCCGGCGGGAGTCAGGTCGGTCTCGCGATCGGACCGTTGATTCCGATGTCGGGTGACGTCGGGCTTCCGATCACCGCCTTGCTGGTCGGTGGCGGCGTCGGGCTGTTGATCGGCTCGTGGACCGGCGCTCCGCGGATGATCAAAGCGATCTCGCAGGATTACTCTTCGCTCGGGCCGCGGCGATCGATCGCCGCGTTGATTCCGTCCTTCGCTATCGCACAGGCCGCGGTGCTCTTTGGCATCCCCGTCTCGTTCAACGAAATCGTCGTCAGTTCGATCATCGGAAGTGGCTACGCGGCGGCCGGTGCCGGCGGTGGTGGGGTGAGCGCTCGGAAGATGGGACTCACCGTTCTCGCGTGGGTCCTCTCGCTGGTCGGTTCGATCATCATCGCCTACGGCGGCTACGTCCTCATCGACCTGATCCGCTTTTGA